GGGGAAAGGAAGTATTTGAATATTATATGAAAGATTCAGTATCTGCCGATGATATTGATTAAGCGTACACCGTAAATAAGTATATAAGTAGAGTTGTTGACTGTGAAATAATAGTCATCTATATTCAACTTTTTATTTTGTTTTTTTAAGTGGTGAAATCTGGCAAAATCATGCCAATGATTTATTCTTGAATTGTGAAAGGGGGATAAAATAATGAAAGCATCAAAGAATGATTTACCGAAGACCATGGAATCAAAGGAACTGATTACCAGAGAAGCAGAATGGGGAGATATGCATGTGGGATATGAGACCTATGATAAGGATTCTGAGTGGGAACCATTGCATAAAGGCCTGCCTGATGATCTGTGCCAGTGTCCTCACTGGGGATATTTGCTCAAAGGCCGCATGAAGGTAAAATATAAAGACCACGAGGAAATCGTCAATGCAGGAGAGGTATATTACATGGAGCCCGGTCACGTACCGTTTATGGAGGCAGGTACTGAACTTATGGAATTTAGTCCAATGGCCGAGTACACGGAAACAATGGAAGTTATCAATCGAAATTTTGACCTGATGCAGACAAAAAAGTAAAGCATCACGTAAGAAGCAGTGCAACCAAAATAGAGAGGTTTATGAGGGTGCCGAAAATGGCATCTTTCCATGCGAGCACGGTCAAAACCAGGGAGTACGTGGCTGCAGCGAATAACCCGGTTTGCCACCAATCCTGATCCGTGAACATACCGTAAGCTGCAATGGTAAAAGCGATTGTTGCCACCAGCCAGACAAAGCCCAGCACATAGACCCCTTTTTCTCCGATATCCATCGCACCACCCAGAACTTTAGTGGAATAGTGCTCATGCAAACCGATCTTCCAGAAAGTGATGACACCGAACAGATGAATTAACCCATGCAGCAGGATAATTGTTGCAGCAATTTTCAATAACATAATATTCCATCGTGTTTGGATTGATTTGAATGGGCGTTTATCAATGATAGGATATAGCTTTTTTGAAATGTTTTAGCGATGTTTGAGAGAATTTTCCGGTGAGAAAGTGTATAGATATTGAGTTTTTTATTCTGAATGGAAGAAGGTGGGGTTGTCTACATTGGTAAGTGAGCAAACAATATTGATAAACAGGTTTTTGATGTGAAGAGGGCTCAAGAATTCATCAATAAAAATGAGATAATGAACGATATTCCTCTTATTTTTTGCTCTTAGGTTGTGTTAATGAGCAGACATCTCCATCTCGATGGAATTAACGTTCATGGACAGACAGTAGCAAGCTGAATAGTCAGATTCATCCTGAGTTCTCATATCAGGACAAATAAAGACTTAACAAAGCGTTTTTACAAATTCTCGATTACTATCTGTGTATGTTGTATTATATGGCTGGCAACCTCAGGTGTTATATTTTTAGAGCTCTGTGCACTCACCTGTTTGATCAATGCATTAAGGATGTTGCTCGCGGTATCAACTTGTCCCCTATCTCTCGCCGCCTGAGCTGCATCTACTTTAGCCAAGAGGCTATTATAGGTTCCTTGGTTAGATATATCACCTTGAGAGTAATGATGATTTATACACTCGTTGAGCCCCTCAATAGTCGGAGGGCATTCCATTTCATTTTGTGCTGAGGCAGGGGATATATATGCAATTGTTAATACTGTTATAAGTGCCATCAGCAAAAAAATATTCATTATACGTGCCATATCTCAATTTTTATTTCTTATGTGATATAAGCTTTAAGAAAGACTTTTGCTACTCTCCTTATAGCGCAAATCCTACAGACAATAATTTTGATTCGTGTACCCTTTTCATTTAATTCTAATATATGATTTTACACACGTGTTTTTCAATAGATTACTGAGGTATGTGATCTGCTCCAGATAAATTAGAACCGTCAAAACTCAAATCATCCAGACCGTAGAATGGTATAAATTCCTTTCGATTCTACTGATAAAGCCTATAATCCCTATGAAGGCAATGATAACTTCTTTGCTATCATGTTTTGATCTTAAGGAGTGTGTTAAGTATAAATAGACAGTTGTTCCTATATTCTGTTTAGGAACAGTTTGACAGAAGGTGAAGCATAATGATGGGCTGCAGTGTATATGGGACTTATGACTCTTTTTGGAGCTTGCTTTTGAACATACTTGTTATTCTTATAATTGTCGGGCTGGCATTCTTTCTTATCAACAGATCTTATTTGGTGGATTCAGGAAACAACGAGCGCTTTGCAAGACTAGAGAAAGATTTCGAAGATATAAGGAGAACAGTTGAAGATATAAAGGAAAAACTGGATGAGATTTAGAGTGCTGGTATATTATCTGAAGATTTCACGTTATGTATCTCAGAAAATCATACTTCTTAGAATAACTTTTTAGAATCTCAGGTAAGTAAGAAAAATTCAATTTTTATATATACTTTTTTTAGTAACTTATTAATTGGTTTAAACGCTGAGTAGATAACACACGGGAGATGAACATATGGGGTTACTCAATCGCTTGACGCGGTGCGATTTTTATTCAAAGTGTACACTGGCAAAAGACGAACACACATGCAACCACGAATCAGAAGCACAAGAGCATTGTGGCAAGTACTGGAAACATGTAGAGAACGAATAGATATTTTTATGCAAACGCTCACACTATTATGAGTATGTAGTTAACAAGAAAAAATTGGAATCTTTAAAATTATTTTGTTATCAATCAAATTGCAGTTCATTCTAAAAGTATTATGCAACAATTAATGTGGTTACAAACCAGCAGGCATCAATAAGAAGCTCATAACCCGGACAAGTTCATGTAAAATTGAATTGCTTCCCCTTAGTCCAGAGGTCGTCGAATTTAGCCTTGAAACGCTTTGTATATGACTCATCATGAATTTGAGTCATACCGAGACTAGTACCTGCGTCAATCTGATCTTCAATATCAAGGAAGAGGATCTTTGAATCAAAGATCACGAAATCATGCTTTGTTTCCAGGATTCTTATTTCCAGGAACTCCTTAGAACGATTCTTCACAGATTCATCTTCAATTGAATTAATAAGTTCTTTTATTGCCGGCAACAGTTGAGAGTAAGAATCCAGAATTTTAACATGAATACCACGCTGTGCCAAATTTAAGTAAGCCTTGCTGAATACTGACATTGAATCATCATATTGTTCTGATACTCCTGGCTTATACTTACTGGGAGTAACAACACATATTTCATGCTCAATGTCCTCAAAAAATGAATTAACTGTCTCTTCTAGTTCATCATCATGGAACTTGTCGGGCCAGAATATTGTTTCAACTTGCTTTGGTGAATCGTCACTGGAAAGTTGCCGTTCAATTTCAGCAAATGCCTCCCTGAGCAATTTGAGCTCATTGAGTGCTTCTTCTTCTCTTCTTTTGTACATTAGCTCAAAAGCAATTTTCGGATCAACGGTCCTGTATTTTCGTGGCCTTGAAGGTTTTATCTCCACAAGGCCATACTTGTTCAGATTCCTTAAGATCTCATAGATTCTTCCAATGGGAACTCGTGATAGCTGTGATAATTTACTTGCTTCCAGATCTCCTTTTTTCAAAAGCGTCCAGTAAACGGAGCTCTCATATTTGTTTAAACCGATATTTGCAAGTAACTTTTCATCCATTTTTTTCACTACTTCTGAGTTTATTGTAAAGTAAAATCGTTATTTATTCTGCGTGATATTAAGAATCACTGCTTGAACATATAAAATTGTAAGTATCAATGTAATTGCCAAAAAGTCATATTGACTTTATTACATATCCATATCAAGCAACATAAATGATGAGTATAGGTGCGAAAATGGAATCACCGATTTTTGAGATATTTGATGGGTTACCCAGACAGGGTCCGGGTAGTAACGAATGTACTGAAAGAGCCTTTAATATGCTTTCTTCCCTTCCTGCAGGTACTAAGATCCTTGATATTGGATGTGGTGTAGGTATGCAGACGATACACCTTGCCAGTATCTGCAAGGACTGTCATGTCACTGCAACTGATATTTACCAGCCTTTTCTGGATAAACTGATGGAAAATGCAGCTAAAGAAGGCCTTGATGACAGGATCACCACAGTTTGTGCTTCCATGGATGAACTTCCCTTTAAAGCAGGAGAATTCGACGTAATCTGGGCAGAAGGCTCCATCTTTATCCTTGGTTTTGAAAAGGGAATCAGCTACTGGAAACAGTTCCTGAAAAGTGGTGGCTATATGGCAGTGACAGAGAATACATGGTTCACGGACGAACCTTCTCCGGAAGCTGTTGAATTCTGGCAGGAAATATATCCTGGTATCATGAACATACCTGACACTGAAAAAGTTATCACGGCAGCAGGATATGATGTCATTGATCATTTTAAACTGCCAGTTTCTGTCTGGTACGAGTTTTATGACAATCTGGAAAAAAGAGTTGATGAAATCAGTGATAGCTATAAAGGAAACACTGAGGCAGAAATGATACTTGAGTTTAATAGAAGAGAGATAAAACTCTTCAGAGAACGCCCGGATGAATATGGTTATGCGTTCTACATTTTTCAGAAGAATGCAAATAAGTGATCTGTTACTGATGAACAATTAAATGATCCAGAGACTCAAAAGGAACAGGAGCAGGTGATAAAACTAATGTTATGCTCAATTATGGTTACTCGCTGCTTGAGGCTGAATGTCTGAGAGCCATTAACACAGTTTGTCTTGATTCTCA
The window above is part of the Methanolobus zinderi genome. Proteins encoded here:
- a CDS encoding FIMAH domain-containing protein, producing the protein MARIMNIFLLMALITVLTIAYISPASAQNEMECPPTIEGLNECINHHYSQGDISNQGTYNSLLAKVDAAQAARDRGQVDTASNILNALIKQVSAQSSKNITPEVASHIIQHTQIVIENL
- a CDS encoding TrmB family transcriptional regulator, which produces MDEKLLANIGLNKYESSVYWTLLKKGDLEASKLSQLSRVPIGRIYEILRNLNKYGLVEIKPSRPRKYRTVDPKIAFELMYKRREEEALNELKLLREAFAEIERQLSSDDSPKQVETIFWPDKFHDDELEETVNSFFEDIEHEICVVTPSKYKPGVSEQYDDSMSVFSKAYLNLAQRGIHVKILDSYSQLLPAIKELINSIEDESVKNRSKEFLEIRILETKHDFVIFDSKILFLDIEDQIDAGTSLGMTQIHDESYTKRFKAKFDDLWTKGKQFNFT
- a CDS encoding class I SAM-dependent methyltransferase; the protein is MESPIFEIFDGLPRQGPGSNECTERAFNMLSSLPAGTKILDIGCGVGMQTIHLASICKDCHVTATDIYQPFLDKLMENAAKEGLDDRITTVCASMDELPFKAGEFDVIWAEGSIFILGFEKGISYWKQFLKSGGYMAVTENTWFTDEPSPEAVEFWQEIYPGIMNIPDTEKVITAAGYDVIDHFKLPVSVWYEFYDNLEKRVDEISDSYKGNTEAEMILEFNRREIKLFRERPDEYGYAFYIFQKNANK
- a CDS encoding CRISPR-associated endonuclease Cas1, with protein sequence MLNYGYSLLEAECLRAINTVCLDSHVGFLHEMKLTDEFNAR